One Chryseobacterium sp. StRB126 genomic region harbors:
- a CDS encoding VOC family protein: protein MASVNVYLTFNGNCREAFDFYKSVFGGEYPYIGTFGEMPPMEGKELPEEDKNKIMHVTLPISKETVLMGSDTGGEWASNFKEGNNFSISINAESKEEAEKLFNGLSAGGQVTMPLADTFWGAYFGMFTDKFGINWMVNYDDPAKMQQHP, encoded by the coding sequence ATGGCATCAGTAAACGTTTATTTAACATTCAATGGGAATTGTAGAGAAGCATTCGATTTCTATAAGTCGGTTTTTGGAGGAGAATATCCTTATATCGGAACTTTTGGAGAAATGCCTCCGATGGAAGGAAAAGAACTTCCGGAAGAAGATAAGAACAAAATTATGCACGTTACCCTTCCTATTTCCAAAGAAACTGTACTAATGGGAAGCGATACAGGTGGAGAATGGGCTTCTAACTTTAAAGAAGGAAATAACTTCTCAATCTCTATCAATGCAGAATCTAAAGAAGAAGCAGAGAAATTATTCAATGGTCTTTCTGCAGGCGGACAGGTAACAATGCCATTGGCAGACACTTTCTGGGGTGCCTATTTTGGGATGTTTACCGATAAATTCGGGATCAATTGGATGGTTAATTATGACGATCCTGCAAAAATGCAGCAGCATCCATAA
- a CDS encoding VOC family protein produces the protein MKLGAFSISLSVKDLQKSKDFYEKLGFTIMAGATAQNYLIMKNGSTLIGLFQAMFDGNMLTFNPGWDENAQNLESFEDVREIQKRLKEGGVELDKEADETTSGPEHIYLKDPDGNMILIDQHR, from the coding sequence ATGAAACTAGGGGCATTTTCAATCAGCTTAAGTGTAAAAGACCTTCAGAAATCCAAAGATTTTTATGAAAAGCTAGGATTTACAATCATGGCCGGAGCTACAGCGCAAAACTATCTGATTATGAAAAACGGATCTACTTTAATAGGTCTGTTTCAGGCTATGTTTGATGGAAATATGCTGACTTTCAATCCGGGATGGGATGAAAACGCCCAAAATCTTGAATCATTTGAAGATGTACGCGAAATCCAGAAGCGTTTAAAGGAAGGTGGAGTAGAGCTTGATAAAGAAGCTGATGAAACTACTTCAGGACCTGAACATATCTACCTGAAAGATCCGGATGGAAATATGATCCTGATAGATCAACACAGATAA
- a CDS encoding DUF1569 domain-containing protein — protein MENVFDAKDAQNYIDRINRLVEDTHGLWGKMTVDQMLAHCCIAYEMVYEPEKHKKPGSIAKFILKTFVKSKVVGEKAYPRDSPTAPQFLISGRKNFEEEKRRLVGFIQKTQQLGADAFDGKESFSFGKLKAQEWNNMFAKHLNHHLAQFGV, from the coding sequence ATGGAAAATGTATTTGACGCAAAAGACGCTCAAAACTATATTGATAGAATAAACAGACTGGTAGAAGATACACATGGATTGTGGGGGAAAATGACAGTGGATCAGATGTTGGCGCACTGTTGTATTGCTTATGAAATGGTGTATGAACCGGAAAAACATAAAAAACCGGGATCTATTGCGAAATTTATTTTAAAGACTTTTGTGAAATCTAAAGTCGTGGGTGAGAAAGCTTATCCAAGAGATTCTCCTACAGCTCCACAGTTCTTAATATCAGGTAGAAAAAACTTTGAAGAAGAAAAGAGAAGACTGGTTGGTTTTATTCAAAAGACCCAACAACTAGGAGCAGATGCTTTTGATGGTAAAGAATCTTTCTCTTTCGGAAAATTAAAAGCTCAGGAATGGAACAATATGTTTGCAAAACATTTAAATCATCACCTGGCCCAATTCGGAGTTTAA
- a CDS encoding ABC transporter permease, protein MKEFFRLLKREFKLFFSNSTLRTVFFVAPIFYATLLGFVYQSGKVENTPVLVVDRDNTPLSNQLTEMLDDNKSIKIIKYIQEPLSIKNEVIRHEAAAVVIIPSRFEGDMLQKKYPELNVYINTGNVLTANFASKALQLTIGTFSAGASIKALQKAGMPAVKAATQYEPFKANYITLFNTTGNYLIFMWPAMLAVVLQQVILLAMAVSFAAEFQRGSFVKEYVKMKKWAFPTMLIKVIPIWISSILIVGIYYFMHMIFRVPMPEGILNFILLTAVFVGSVSFLGVFISILIPDALKATQILMVIASPAFIISGFTWPLSAMPAFVQFIANIIPLTPFLQAFKILLIQKGSVELTFPYLKHLSILLVVYAIIGWIALKIKLWFIFKKAAPQEIAMEGASEEETE, encoded by the coding sequence ATGAAAGAATTTTTCCGTCTTTTAAAACGAGAGTTCAAGCTTTTTTTCAGCAATTCAACCTTAAGAACAGTGTTCTTTGTGGCACCGATCTTTTATGCCACCTTGCTGGGGTTTGTCTACCAAAGCGGAAAAGTTGAAAACACGCCTGTATTAGTTGTAGATAGAGATAATACCCCTTTGTCCAATCAATTAACGGAAATGTTGGATGATAATAAGAGCATTAAGATCATCAAGTATATTCAGGAACCTTTGAGTATAAAGAATGAGGTTATTCGGCATGAAGCAGCTGCAGTGGTGATTATACCATCCCGTTTTGAAGGTGATATGCTTCAGAAAAAATACCCTGAGCTGAACGTTTATATCAACACAGGAAATGTTTTAACGGCTAACTTTGCTTCCAAAGCACTTCAGCTTACCATAGGAACATTTTCTGCCGGAGCATCCATTAAAGCGCTACAAAAAGCCGGAATGCCTGCAGTAAAGGCTGCGACACAATATGAGCCTTTCAAAGCCAATTATATTACTCTTTTCAATACTACCGGAAATTATCTGATCTTTATGTGGCCGGCGATGTTGGCGGTAGTATTGCAACAGGTTATTCTGCTGGCAATGGCGGTAAGTTTTGCGGCAGAATTCCAACGAGGATCTTTTGTAAAAGAATATGTGAAAATGAAGAAGTGGGCATTCCCAACTATGCTGATTAAAGTAATTCCTATTTGGATATCTTCCATACTGATCGTAGGTATTTACTACTTTATGCACATGATCTTCAGGGTTCCGATGCCGGAGGGAATACTTAATTTTATCCTTCTGACAGCTGTTTTTGTAGGCTCGGTATCTTTCTTGGGAGTATTCATCAGTATATTGATTCCGGATGCTTTAAAGGCAACACAGATTCTTATGGTAATTGCCTCTCCCGCTTTTATCATCAGTGGTTTTACATGGCCATTAAGCGCAATGCCGGCATTTGTACAGTTTATCGCGAATATCATCCCATTAACTCCGTTTTTACAGGCTTTTAAAATCCTCTTGATTCAGAAAGGATCTGTAGAATTGACTTTCCCATATCTGAAACATTTAAGTATTCTTTTAGTGGTTTATGCCATCATAGGATGGATTGCTTTAAAGATTAAACTTTGGTTTATTTTCAAAAAAGCGGCTCCACAGGAAATTGCTATGGAAGGAGCCTCTGAAGAGGAAACTGAATAA
- a CDS encoding HlyD family secretion protein, with protein MHKNIAIVFASLFLLGSCDKKNEKIKEPEGKTKKDVISFAPKVTGRILKIYVSEGQTVKKGDTLAQLDVPEVSAKIAQAQGAVSAATAQEQMAKNGATPDQLRQLQAKYKGLKEQYDFAQKSYRRANNMFRDSLMSPQAHDEVYAKLQGAKAQYDAVVAELDDVNRGTRFEKVEMAAGQASQAKGALQEANVAYSERYIIATNDMEIETISLNTGELATAGFALFNGYIPESTYFRFTVPESAISKYKKGQNVNMQIVYNKESLQGTVVYIKQLTRYADITTAYPDYQLQDAIYEIKVKPTDMNKAKSLLVNANVILK; from the coding sequence ATGCATAAAAATATAGCTATAGTCTTTGCTTCTCTGTTTTTACTGGGAAGTTGTGATAAGAAAAACGAAAAAATTAAAGAACCTGAGGGGAAAACAAAAAAGGATGTGATCTCTTTTGCTCCAAAGGTAACCGGAAGGATTTTAAAAATATATGTTTCTGAAGGCCAGACTGTAAAAAAGGGAGATACTCTTGCACAGCTTGATGTACCGGAAGTGTCTGCAAAAATTGCCCAGGCTCAGGGAGCCGTAAGTGCTGCAACGGCTCAGGAACAAATGGCTAAAAACGGAGCCACACCGGATCAGCTGAGACAGCTTCAGGCAAAATATAAAGGACTGAAAGAGCAATATGACTTTGCACAGAAGTCTTACAGAAGAGCCAATAATATGTTCCGAGACAGCCTAATGTCACCACAGGCACATGATGAAGTATACGCCAAACTTCAGGGCGCAAAAGCACAATATGATGCTGTAGTGGCAGAGCTGGATGATGTGAACAGAGGAACCCGTTTTGAAAAAGTGGAAATGGCAGCGGGGCAGGCTTCTCAGGCAAAAGGAGCATTACAGGAAGCGAATGTGGCTTACTCAGAGAGATATATCATTGCAACCAATGATATGGAAATTGAAACCATCAGTTTGAATACAGGAGAACTGGCAACCGCAGGATTTGCTTTATTCAACGGATATATTCCCGAAAGTACTTATTTCAGATTTACCGTTCCTGAAAGTGCCATTTCAAAATATAAAAAAGGCCAGAATGTGAATATGCAGATCGTTTACAACAAAGAAAGCCTACAGGGAACAGTTGTTTATATCAAGCAATTGACAAGATATGCCGATATTACTACAGCTTATCCTGATTACCAGTTACAGGATGCCATTTACGAGATTAAAGTAAAACCAACGGATATGAATAAAGCCAAAAGCCTTTTGGTAAATGCGAACGTTATCCTAAAATAA
- a CDS encoding TolC family protein produces MKNNLLIFTFSFFAFPAWAQSAPDFKELLDSAMVRDSNLKMQITQNKFTDLDEHKLKDIFLPTLELSGKAGYLNGTARLTSPEINLAPFINIAEGAFNNNFNVSGFSGVAKAEAKMLVYSGGKVKYLKKAVEEKKKSEDILLEKSRDEVVAGISRAYDQLALIHQSKKVLDESKKRRDINKKTADKALGYGLITPYDHKKIELAQATLNAKVIEYEGKKELLLTQLYILTGISRERLRMIDPVLSPVELLTAEKGIEQRAEVRALEHGIAAADYKIKAERTWMIPKVQLMASAYYIGLYGNHIKSSENIVPAIPILGYEGKKLDWSPNNVNIFPLITAGVGFKWEIFDGKEGKHAEETAKVGKEVLQNQKEDALKKLSLNLANNQTNYDIATAQITLKAKEKELAKNALVQAEKEFRYGMSKSSQLIDAENDLEASELEYQNAIFNQRRAGIELMRATQELDITKFYLIP; encoded by the coding sequence ATGAAAAACAATTTATTGATTTTTACGTTTAGTTTTTTTGCTTTTCCTGCTTGGGCACAGTCTGCGCCGGATTTTAAAGAACTTCTGGATAGTGCAATGGTTCGGGACTCGAACCTGAAGATGCAGATTACCCAAAACAAATTTACCGATCTTGATGAACACAAGTTAAAAGATATCTTTCTTCCTACTCTGGAACTAAGTGGTAAGGCCGGTTATCTTAACGGAACAGCAAGACTTACGTCCCCCGAAATTAATCTGGCTCCTTTTATTAATATCGCTGAAGGTGCTTTCAACAATAATTTCAATGTATCCGGATTTTCAGGAGTAGCCAAAGCAGAAGCCAAGATGCTTGTATATTCCGGAGGAAAGGTGAAATATCTGAAAAAAGCCGTTGAGGAAAAGAAGAAATCTGAAGATATTCTGTTAGAAAAATCCAGGGATGAAGTCGTGGCGGGTATTTCCAGAGCTTATGACCAGCTGGCACTGATCCATCAGTCTAAAAAGGTATTGGATGAAAGCAAAAAAAGGCGGGACATCAACAAGAAAACAGCAGATAAAGCATTAGGCTATGGTCTGATTACTCCTTACGACCATAAGAAAATTGAACTGGCTCAGGCTACTTTAAATGCGAAAGTCATAGAATATGAAGGGAAAAAAGAATTACTTCTTACCCAACTTTATATTTTAACGGGAATCAGCAGGGAGCGTTTGAGAATGATAGATCCGGTATTGTCTCCTGTAGAACTTCTTACGGCAGAAAAAGGAATAGAGCAGAGAGCTGAAGTACGTGCTCTTGAACATGGGATTGCTGCTGCAGATTATAAAATAAAGGCAGAAAGAACATGGATGATTCCAAAAGTTCAGCTGATGGCTTCCGCGTACTATATCGGATTGTATGGCAATCACATCAAAAGTTCTGAAAATATAGTTCCTGCCATTCCGATTCTTGGATATGAAGGGAAAAAGTTGGATTGGAGCCCTAATAATGTTAATATTTTTCCTTTAATCACAGCCGGAGTTGGGTTTAAGTGGGAGATTTTTGATGGAAAAGAAGGGAAACATGCTGAAGAAACAGCTAAAGTAGGGAAGGAAGTACTACAGAACCAGAAAGAAGATGCATTGAAAAAATTATCATTAAATCTGGCGAATAACCAAACCAATTATGATATTGCTACCGCACAGATCACTTTAAAAGCTAAAGAAAAAGAACTGGCTAAAAATGCATTGGTACAGGCTGAAAAAGAATTCAGATACGGAATGAGCAAATCATCCCAGCTTATTGATGCAGAAAACGATCTTGAAGCTTCGGAACTGGAATATCAGAATGCCATTTTCAACCAGAGAAGAGCCGGAATAGAACTGATGAGGGCTACTCAGGAACTGGATATTACCAAATTTTATTTAATCCCATAA
- the eco gene encoding serine protease inhibitor ecotin, with the protein MKFSKTLITGLVLMAGVSAFAQKKAEKFEKLQIEMFPKAKEGYKQVYIQLPVAKNENDLKVEVFVGAEKMLDCNNYSLMGEMKSQDLQGWGYNYYEVESKGEAAGTLMACLDKKLSKKFVTLKPEIVRYNSKLPLVFYVPKDIEVRYRVLRPDNGMKKAVQK; encoded by the coding sequence ATGAAATTTTCAAAAACTTTAATTACTGGATTGGTATTGATGGCTGGAGTAAGTGCTTTCGCTCAAAAGAAAGCTGAAAAGTTTGAAAAACTACAGATTGAAATGTTCCCAAAAGCTAAAGAAGGATACAAACAAGTATATATTCAGCTTCCGGTTGCAAAAAATGAAAACGACTTAAAAGTGGAAGTTTTTGTAGGGGCTGAAAAAATGTTAGACTGCAACAACTACTCTTTAATGGGAGAAATGAAAAGTCAGGATCTTCAGGGATGGGGATACAACTATTATGAAGTAGAATCAAAAGGAGAAGCAGCAGGCACATTAATGGCTTGTCTTGATAAAAAACTGTCTAAAAAGTTTGTTACCCTTAAACCGGAAATCGTAAGATACAACAGTAAACTGCCATTGGTATTCTATGTACCAAAAGATATTGAAGTTCGTTACAGAGTGTTAAGACCTGATAACGGGATGAAGAAAGCAGTTCAGAAGTAA